One Actinosynnema pretiosum DNA segment encodes these proteins:
- a CDS encoding Clp protease N-terminal domain-containing protein, which produces MPKINVYLPDDLAETVRSLNVPVSAICQRALEQSVRRVAAIRAADPADLSALDGARATDRFRGALRLAVGRATGEVGTSDLLHGLLSEGDNLALRVLPALDVDVAALRRTLPERSGAAGGSSWSAEAASALELAVVEALGLGHNYVGCEHLLLGLVVEPGGGGGRALREAGVDVRSARRAVTAALSGYEQLRANTPAPDQDAALAAVTGLVRRELAPLVERISRLEQRG; this is translated from the coding sequence ATGCCGAAGATCAACGTCTACCTGCCGGACGACCTGGCCGAGACCGTGCGCTCGCTGAACGTGCCGGTCTCCGCGATCTGCCAGCGCGCGCTGGAGCAGTCCGTGCGCCGGGTCGCCGCGATCCGGGCCGCCGACCCCGCCGACCTGTCCGCGCTCGACGGGGCCCGCGCCACCGACCGGTTCCGGGGCGCGCTGCGGCTGGCCGTCGGGCGCGCCACCGGCGAGGTCGGCACCTCCGACCTGCTGCACGGCCTGCTGTCCGAGGGCGACAACCTCGCGCTGCGCGTGCTGCCCGCCCTGGACGTGGACGTCGCCGCGCTCCGCAGGACCCTCCCCGAGCGGTCCGGCGCCGCCGGGGGGTCGAGCTGGAGCGCGGAGGCCGCGAGCGCGCTGGAGCTGGCCGTGGTGGAGGCGCTGGGGCTCGGGCACAACTACGTGGGCTGCGAGCACCTGCTGCTCGGGCTGGTCGTCGAGCCCGGCGGCGGCGGCGGGCGGGCGCTGCGCGAGGCCGGGGTGGACGTGCGGTCGGCGCGGCGGGCGGTGACCGCCGCGCTGAGCGGGTACGAGCAGCTGCGCGCCAACACGCCCGCGCCGGACCAGGACGCCGCGCTCGCCGCCGTGACCGGGCTGGTGCGGCGGGAGCTGGCGCCGCTGGTGGAGCGGATCAGCAGGTTGGAGCAGCGGGGGTGA
- a CDS encoding DUF2203 domain-containing protein: MGLFTVDEAKAELTALMPVLDEIVALRADAAELAASRADGGSPSPLGGLPELKAAQARLDELMTAVQDTGAELKGFAPLLVDFPADLDGVPVLLCWLEGDRALEWYHRADIGFAGRRRLP, encoded by the coding sequence GTGGGACTGTTCACCGTGGACGAGGCCAAGGCCGAGCTGACCGCCCTCATGCCCGTGCTCGACGAGATCGTCGCCCTGCGCGCCGACGCCGCCGAGCTGGCCGCCTCGCGCGCCGACGGGGGCTCGCCCTCGCCGCTGGGCGGGCTGCCCGAGCTGAAGGCGGCCCAGGCCCGGCTGGACGAGCTGATGACCGCCGTGCAGGACACCGGGGCCGAGCTGAAGGGGTTCGCCCCGCTGCTGGTCGACTTCCCCGCCGACCTGGACGGCGTCCCGGTGCTGCTGTGCTGGTTGGAGGGAGACCGGGCGCTGGAGTGGTACCACCGGGCCGACATCGGGTTCGCCGGGCGGCGCAGGCTCCCTTGA
- a CDS encoding TetR/AcrR family transcriptional regulator has translation MPPARRADALVNRERILEVARDALAESGCASLNSIAKRACVGAGTLYRHFPTREELVLAVYRHEVQRLVDRAPRLLAEVGPEEAFRRWASGLAGYVKVKHGLGEAFSAATRENLVSESYAQVSAAVAALLAAGTRAGVFRAGLAADDVLLLMGGMWRVPPGPDGERQAERVLGLVVAALRA, from the coding sequence ATGCCCCCTGCCAGACGGGCCGACGCGCTGGTCAACCGCGAGCGCATCCTGGAGGTCGCGCGGGACGCGCTGGCCGAGTCCGGGTGCGCCTCGCTGAACTCCATCGCCAAGCGCGCGTGCGTCGGCGCGGGGACGCTCTACCGGCACTTCCCGACCCGCGAGGAGCTGGTGCTCGCGGTGTACCGGCACGAGGTGCAGCGGCTGGTGGACCGGGCGCCGCGGCTGCTGGCCGAGGTCGGGCCCGAGGAGGCGTTCCGGCGGTGGGCCTCGGGGCTCGCCGGGTACGTGAAGGTCAAGCACGGGCTGGGCGAGGCGTTCAGCGCGGCCACGCGGGAGAACCTGGTCAGCGAGTCCTACGCGCAGGTGTCCGCCGCGGTCGCGGCGCTGCTGGCGGCCGGGACGAGGGCGGGGGTGTTCCGCGCGGGGCTGGCGGCCGACGACGTGCTGCTGCTGATGGGCGGCATGTGGCGGGTGCCGCCGGGGCCGGACGGCGAGCGGCAGGCCGAGCGGGTGCTGGGGCTGGTGGTCGCGGCGCTGCGGGCGTAG